A single region of the Lates calcarifer isolate ASB-BC8 linkage group LG3, TLL_Latcal_v3, whole genome shotgun sequence genome encodes:
- the ecm1a gene encoding extracellular matrix protein 1 encodes MTSTGGLAGFWMVALLTVYSANLGETQTNSLNEPDVPFPPACPTAHNLATICHHGQGRPRYPASFFPGSGASHFRRRGNAINRLESWFSLCCSGQVAQQTNQILCCAQQAWKQALSQFCVEEYATMTLPYECCESKGDARWTCFNSELPNPNYSPTPGYTAPQVPEELGFTFNANAC; translated from the exons ATGACTTCAACTGGAGGCCTCGCAGGATTTTGGATGGTTGCACTGCTGACTGTTTACAGTGCAAATCTGGGAG AGACCCAAACAAACTCTCTCAACGAGCCTGACGTCCCTTTCCCACCCGCCTGTCCCACGGCTCACAACCTCGCCACCATTTGCCATCATGGTCAGGGTCGGCCCAGATACCCGGCCAGCTTCTTCCCGGGCTCTGGTGCCAGTCACTTCCGCCGTCGTGGAAACGCCATCAACCGCCTGGAGTCGTGGTTCAGCTTGTGCTGCAGCGGACAAGTGGCACAGCAGACCAACCAGATCCTGTGCTGCGCCCAACAAGCT TGGAAACAGGCTCTGTCTCAGTTCTGTGTGGAAGAATATGCCACCATGACTCTCCCATATGAGTGCTGTGAGAGCAAAGGAGACGCACGGTGGACATGTTTCAACAGTGAGCTGCCAAACCCAAACTACAGCCCAACACCAGGCTACACCGCACCCCAAGTCCCAGAGGAGCTGGGATTCACCTTCAATGCAAATGCTTGctaa